In Cololabis saira isolate AMF1-May2022 chromosome 1, fColSai1.1, whole genome shotgun sequence, the following proteins share a genomic window:
- the LOC133449702 gene encoding zinc finger protein 501-like translates to MSICDTDQIQDRDQIQDQDQIQDQDQDQESSSRTKADSSSAGLQKHKAKERTTSYCCDRGDKVLTTSPDLKVRKRIHTEEKLYRCDQCGAAFNLSGNLRRHQRIHTGEKPYKCDQCGAAFTQQGDLRSHQRIHTGEKPYKCDQCGAAFTLQGHLRRHQRIHTGEKPYRCDQCDAAFTLSGHLRNHQRIHTGEKPYICDQCGAAFTMSGDLRRHQRIHTGEKPYRCDQCGAAFTQQGDLRSHQRIHTGEKPYKCDQCGAAFTRQGHLRSHQRIHTGEKSFRCDQCGAAFTEQGHLRRHQRIHTGVKPHRCDQCGAAFTQKGHLRSHQHIHIGDKPYRCDQCGATFTKSGNLRRHQRIHTGEKPYICDQCGAAFTHQGSLRSHQLIHTGDKPYRCDQCGAAFTQQGSLRSHQRIHTGDKPYTCDQCGAAFTQQGHLRRHQRIHTE, encoded by the coding sequence aaacataaagccAAAGAGAGAACCACAAGTTACTGCTGTGATAGGGGGGATAAAGTCCTCACCACTTCACCAGATCTGAAGGTCCGAAAGAGGATTCATACTGAAGAGAAGCTGtatagatgtgatcagtgtggggccgCTTTTAACCTGTCAGGTaatctaaggcgtcatcagcgtatccacactggagaaaagccgtacaaatgtgatcagtgtggggcagcttttacccaacaaggtgatctaaggagtcatcagcgaattcacactggagaaaagccatacaaatgtgatcagtgtggggcagcttttaccctacaaggtcatctaaggcgtcatcaacgaattcacactggagaaaagccttacagatgtgatcagtgtgatgCAGCTTTTACCCTGTCAGGTCATCTAAGgaatcatcagcgtattcacactggagaaaagccttacatatgtgatcagtgtggggcagcttttaccatgtCAGGTGatctaaggcgtcatcagcgtatccacactggagaaaagccgtacagatgtgatcagtgtggggcagcttttacccaacaaggtgatctaaggagtcatcagcgtatccacactggagaaaagccgtacaaatgtgatcagtgtggggcagcttttacccgacaaggtcatctaaggagtcatcagcgtattcacactggagaaaagtctttcagatgtgatcagtgtggggcagcttttaccgaacAAGGTCATCTgaggcgtcatcagcgtattcacactggggttAAGCctcacagatgtgatcagtgtggggcagcttttacccaaaaaggtcatctaaggagtcatcagcataTTCACATtggggataagccttacagatgtgatcagtgtggggcaacTTTTACCAAGTCAGGTaatctaaggcgtcatcagcgtattcacactggagaaaagccttacatatgtgatcagtgtggggcagcttttacccatcaAGGTAGTCTGAGGAGTCATCAGcttattcacactggggataagccttacagatgtgatcagtgtggggcagcttttacccaacaaggtagcctgaggagtcatcagcgtattcacactggggataagccttacacatgtgatcagtgtggggcagcttttacccaacaaggtcatctaaggcgtcatcagcgtattcacactgaataa